The Vibrio mangrovi genome includes a region encoding these proteins:
- a CDS encoding phage tail protein → MAQYEAGDKLRKLKAFIENCVGDEIAQTLTAQMQNISLGLDSKFLGNGCELMRMRYHARLTFNNFPHLAYSPAVLFANVGAWLMDQDPDREAAEVLENPVIEMTTVDDSYSTIAIDIEFEEPVSVTEDAAGPVYWRGKQWRIDAYEIWVAETLGNFTTGRR, encoded by the coding sequence ATGGCTCAGTATGAAGCGGGTGACAAGCTCAGAAAACTCAAAGCATTCATTGAAAACTGTGTCGGAGATGAAATTGCACAGACCCTGACGGCCCAGATGCAGAATATTTCTCTGGGTCTGGACAGTAAATTTCTGGGCAACGGTTGTGAGTTGATGAGGATGCGCTATCACGCTCGTCTGACGTTCAATAACTTTCCGCATCTCGCTTATAGTCCGGCGGTTCTTTTTGCCAATGTCGGCGCATGGCTGATGGATCAGGATCCTGACCGGGAAGCGGCGGAGGTGTTGGAAAATCCGGTGATTGAAATGACGACGGTTGATGATAGCTATTCAACTATTGCTATCGATATTGAGTTTGAAGAGCCGGTCAGTGTAACAGAAGACGCTGCCGGGCCGGTTTACTGGCGTGGTAAACAGTGGCGCATCGACGCATATGAAATCTGGGTGGCGGAAACATTGGGTAATTTCACTACGGGTCGGCGTTAA
- a CDS encoding ogr/Delta-like zinc finger family protein, translated as MRVLCPECGQKSRIQKSNRITNSHADLYCSCSDPECGHTFVMNLSYSHTLSPSAKAANQLVCNLIKSLPPESRATLQQELSLI; from the coding sequence ATGAGAGTGTTATGCCCTGAGTGTGGCCAGAAAAGCCGGATCCAGAAATCAAACCGGATTACTAACAGCCATGCCGATTTATACTGCAGTTGCAGTGATCCCGAGTGTGGTCATACATTTGTGATGAATCTGTCTTACAGCCACACCTTAAGCCCTTCCGCCAAGGCCGCGAACCAGCTGGTCTGCAATCTGATCAAGTCTCTTCCCCCCGAAAGCAGAGCCACTCTGCAACAAGAATTATCTTTAATCTAA